One Anaerobacillus alkaliphilus DNA window includes the following coding sequences:
- a CDS encoding carboxypeptidase M32 — protein sequence MQENIKEIEQSFLSLVKKMSSYGEAISLMFWDLRTGAPKKGVEQRSETIGTLSSEVFNMSVSEEMGGYLEALSAPEVQGELSDITKKMVEVTKKEYDKNKKIPADEYKEFVILTSKAESAWEEAKENADFVGFSPYLEKIVDYLRKYVERIGYEGHPYNALLDDYEPGVTVDVLDRVFGELREKLVPLVKAVTEAPTQPKTDFLFEHFSKEKQNAFSLDILKQLQYDFQAGRLDTTVHPFAATINRNDVRITTKYDEKDFRTAIFGTIHECGHALYEQNIAEELIGTPLCDGTSMGIHESQSLFCENFVGRNYSFWKKNYSLLKEYSNGQFDDVSLDDFYKAINVAGPSLIRIEADEMTYSLHIILRYEIEKALISGEIEVKDLPQIWNDKMEEYLGIRPSHDGEGVLQDVHWSGGALGYFPSYALGYIYASQIKNKMNEAIPNYDELLEAGDFTPIKEWLVQNVHQYGKMKKPLEIIQDITGEGLNPKYLVEYLEQKYKAVYEL from the coding sequence ATGCAAGAAAATATTAAAGAGATTGAACAATCATTTCTAAGCTTAGTGAAAAAAATGTCTAGCTACGGCGAAGCAATTTCTCTTATGTTTTGGGATTTACGAACAGGAGCACCAAAAAAAGGTGTTGAACAGCGTTCAGAAACGATTGGTACATTATCATCTGAAGTGTTTAATATGAGTGTATCCGAGGAAATGGGTGGCTATTTAGAAGCGTTGTCAGCACCTGAAGTGCAAGGAGAACTTTCTGATATTACAAAAAAGATGGTAGAAGTAACGAAGAAGGAATATGATAAAAACAAAAAAATACCTGCAGATGAATATAAAGAATTTGTCATCTTAACATCAAAGGCAGAATCTGCTTGGGAAGAAGCAAAAGAAAATGCGGACTTCGTTGGTTTTTCTCCGTACTTAGAGAAAATTGTTGACTACTTACGTAAATATGTAGAACGTATTGGTTATGAAGGTCACCCATACAATGCCTTGTTAGATGATTATGAGCCAGGAGTGACAGTTGACGTTCTTGATCGCGTTTTTGGAGAGCTTAGAGAAAAATTAGTTCCTCTAGTGAAAGCTGTAACAGAAGCACCAACTCAACCAAAAACTGACTTTTTATTTGAACATTTCTCGAAAGAAAAGCAGAACGCTTTTTCATTAGATATCCTAAAGCAACTACAATATGATTTTCAAGCTGGTCGTTTAGATACGACTGTGCACCCTTTTGCTGCAACGATTAATCGTAATGATGTAAGGATTACAACAAAATACGATGAGAAAGATTTCAGAACAGCCATCTTCGGAACCATTCATGAGTGTGGGCATGCTCTTTATGAACAAAACATAGCTGAAGAGTTAATCGGTACCCCTTTGTGTGACGGAACATCGATGGGAATTCACGAGTCTCAATCCCTTTTCTGTGAAAACTTTGTTGGTCGAAATTATTCTTTTTGGAAAAAGAACTATAGCCTCTTAAAAGAATACTCAAACGGTCAATTTGATGATGTTTCACTAGATGATTTTTACAAAGCAATTAATGTAGCCGGACCTTCGTTAATCCGTATTGAGGCTGATGAGATGACGTATTCTCTTCATATTATTTTACGTTATGAAATTGAAAAAGCATTGATTTCGGGAGAAATTGAAGTAAAGGACCTTCCGCAAATTTGGAATGACAAAATGGAAGAGTACTTAGGAATTCGACCATCTCATGACGGAGAAGGTGTACTACAAGACGTACACTGGTCTGGAGGAGCGCTCGGTTACTTCCCTTCATATGCCTTAGGTTATATTTATGCTTCTCAAATCAAAAACAAAATGAACGAGGCAATTCCAAATTATGATGAATTACTTGAAGCAGGAGATTTCACGCCTATTAAGGAATGGCTTGTTCAAAACGTTCATCAATATGGAAAAATGAAAAAACCACTAGAGATCATTCAGGACATTACAGGTGAAGGCTTAAATCCTAAATATTTAGTTGAGTATTTAGAACAAAAATATAAGGCTGTATATGAGCTATAA
- a CDS encoding NAD(P)H-dependent oxidoreductase — protein MESKETKKQQILEAFQFRHATKKFDPDKKISEDDFQFILETARLSPSSIGIEPWKFIVIQNEELRTKLKEVTWGAQGQLPTASHFVAILARTMLDTKYDSDYIYDHLREVKGFPEEIIPRIHERYKAFQEDDLHLLDSERTMFDWASKQTYIALANMMTAAAQIGIDSCPIEGFNYDAVHQLFKQEGLLEGGHLDISVMVAFGYRVEDPRPKTRKETDQVVKWIT, from the coding sequence ATGGAAAGTAAAGAAACGAAAAAGCAACAGATTTTAGAAGCATTTCAATTTAGGCATGCAACGAAGAAGTTTGATCCAGACAAAAAAATATCTGAGGATGATTTTCAATTTATCTTAGAGACAGCCCGATTATCACCAAGTTCAATTGGTATTGAGCCGTGGAAGTTTATCGTCATTCAGAATGAAGAATTAAGAACTAAGTTAAAAGAAGTGACATGGGGGGCCCAAGGACAACTTCCGACTGCCAGTCACTTTGTGGCAATTTTAGCTAGGACAATGTTAGATACCAAGTATGACTCTGACTATATATACGATCACTTGAGGGAGGTCAAAGGCTTTCCTGAAGAAATCATTCCTAGAATTCATGAACGATATAAAGCATTTCAAGAGGACGATCTTCATTTATTAGATAGTGAGCGAACCATGTTTGATTGGGCAAGCAAACAAACCTATATAGCTCTCGCCAATATGATGACAGCAGCCGCACAAATCGGCATAGACTCTTGTCCAATTGAAGGTTTTAATTATGACGCTGTACATCAACTATTTAAGCAAGAAGGACTTCTAGAAGGTGGGCACTTAGATATTTCAGTAATGGTTGCTTTTGGTTACCGTGTGGAAGACCCACGTCCTAAAACAAGAAAAGAGACGGACCAGGTAGTTAAGTGGATTACTTAA
- a CDS encoding FMN-dependent NADH-azoreductase, producing the protein MANVLFIKANSRPIEQSVSVKLYYSFLENYLAANPEDTVTELDLFRENLPYYNTDMINGMFKVSKGIELTPSEEEATNLVTKYLDQFLAADKVVFAFPLWNFTVPAVLHTYLDYLAQAGKTFRYTAEGPVGLLNDKKVVLLNARGGVYSEGPAQSAEMAVNFITNMLHFWGVTDITTVIIEGHNQFPDQSEAIISEGLDKAASIAKNY; encoded by the coding sequence ATGGCAAATGTATTATTTATCAAGGCAAATTCAAGACCGATTGAGCAGTCTGTTAGCGTTAAGCTATACTATTCTTTTCTAGAAAATTACCTGGCTGCAAATCCAGAAGATACAGTAACAGAACTTGATTTATTTAGAGAAAACCTACCCTATTACAATACTGACATGATTAACGGCATGTTTAAAGTATCTAAGGGAATTGAACTAACACCTTCAGAAGAAGAAGCAACCAACCTAGTCACAAAGTATTTAGATCAATTTCTTGCTGCAGATAAGGTCGTGTTTGCGTTCCCGTTATGGAATTTTACTGTACCAGCTGTTTTGCACACATATTTAGATTACTTGGCCCAAGCAGGCAAAACTTTCAGGTATACAGCAGAAGGTCCAGTTGGCTTGCTTAACGATAAGAAAGTTGTTCTTCTGAATGCACGAGGTGGCGTGTATTCGGAAGGACCGGCTCAGAGCGCTGAAATGGCCGTTAATTTCATTACGAACATGTTACACTTTTGGGGAGTTACCGATATTACAACGGTAATAATAGAAGGACACAATCAGTTTCCAGATCAATCTGAAGCAATTATTTCCGAAGGACTTGATAAAGCAGCCTCAATTGCGAAAAATTACTAA
- a CDS encoding glycerophosphodiester phosphodiesterase: MNKTLIFAHRGSAGTHPENTMDAFQAALDAGADGIELDVQLTKDFIPVVIHDETVERTTNGTGWVKDLTLAELQQLDAGSWFSPSFSTARIPTLQEVLQWVSGTQLILNIELKNGIVRYPDIEKKVLELVEQFNLMDRVIISSFNHYSLVEINQLNSEIETAILFMEGLYEPWNYAKGIGASGLHCFLAVAVPELIIGAAKAGTPVRPFTVNEDHHIQALISGGCSAIITDWPEKAFKIRTTMTER; this comes from the coding sequence GCAGGGACGCATCCAGAAAATACAATGGATGCATTTCAAGCAGCTTTAGACGCTGGTGCTGACGGTATTGAGTTAGATGTTCAACTTACAAAAGATTTTATTCCGGTAGTTATTCATGATGAGACGGTTGAACGAACGACGAATGGAACAGGTTGGGTTAAAGATCTCACACTTGCGGAGCTTCAGCAACTCGATGCTGGGAGTTGGTTTTCCCCTTCCTTTTCGACAGCACGAATTCCAACTTTACAAGAAGTGCTTCAATGGGTTTCTGGTACGCAACTAATTCTAAATATTGAGCTAAAAAATGGCATCGTAAGGTACCCCGACATTGAAAAAAAAGTTCTAGAATTAGTTGAACAATTTAACTTAATGGATCGCGTAATTATTTCCTCGTTTAATCATTATAGTTTAGTAGAAATAAATCAACTTAATAGTGAAATAGAAACAGCAATCCTATTCATGGAAGGTCTTTACGAACCTTGGAACTATGCAAAAGGGATCGGAGCCAGCGGTTTACATTGTTTCTTAGCAGTAGCTGTACCTGAACTTATCATTGGCGCTGCTAAAGCAGGTACTCCTGTTCGACCATTTACAGTAAACGAAGATCATCATATTCAAGCATTAATAAGCGGAGGATGTTCCGCTATTATTACCGATTGGCCAGAAAAAGCTTTTAAAATACGTACGACAATGACTGAGCGCTAA
- a CDS encoding transcriptional regulator SplA domain-containing protein, with protein sequence MNTIDPKDVKPGDEVHVIYHNPHTATVANIVPAEIVQHPKDPNKVALFLHETFHTIEDDDALFSSEEAAEAAYQELYGEEG encoded by the coding sequence ATGAATACCATTGATCCAAAGGATGTAAAGCCAGGGGATGAAGTACACGTGATCTATCATAATCCACATACCGCAACAGTAGCTAATATTGTTCCAGCTGAAATTGTTCAACATCCAAAAGATCCTAATAAAGTCGCTCTTTTTTTGCATGAAACGTTTCATACAATTGAAGATGATGATGCTTTATTTTCTTCTGAAGAGGCTGCAGAAGCTGCATATCAAGAGTTATACGGAGAAGAAGGCTAG
- a CDS encoding MarR family winged helix-turn-helix transcriptional regulator, translating into MKLTFHDHIGIKIHKTDLLLTGLIKAKLDPYNLAPEQNLIMMLLWEKDGITQNQLVEKLNKDKTNIARMASNLEKKGFIKRIPCTDDRRSVKLYLTPCGRDLENQVTPIAAEFNQIITNGISKEELFELERLLSIINENVRTTL; encoded by the coding sequence TTGAAACTAACTTTCCATGATCACATAGGTATTAAAATTCATAAAACTGACTTGTTACTTACCGGCCTTATTAAGGCTAAGCTAGACCCGTATAACTTAGCACCTGAACAAAATCTTATCATGATGTTATTATGGGAAAAAGACGGTATTACTCAAAATCAGTTAGTAGAAAAATTGAATAAGGATAAAACGAATATAGCTAGGATGGCTTCAAACCTTGAGAAAAAGGGATTTATTAAACGAATTCCTTGTACTGACGACCGTCGTTCAGTTAAGCTTTACCTTACCCCGTGTGGTAGAGATCTCGAGAACCAAGTGACGCCTATCGCCGCAGAATTTAACCAGATCATTACTAATGGAATATCAAAAGAAGAACTTTTTGAACTTGAAAGATTACTTTCAATCATCAATGAGAATGTCCGAACTACCCTGTAG
- a CDS encoding ATP-binding protein has translation MTETLLINFLIFLLPVLVYLIVLEYKYTFRNKKVLILLGSLSTILCMSYPITLELGFTFDLRYFPFIIAALYGGYKVSFPLIFVIIVYRLIVGGNGVIQSIILSTAIFMVVPLLHKKFLTLNTTKRIWCAAGVAFGIIFTFLITLTRYYETLNTEYWIISINSITIYVVGIVIIICLVEKIISNSQLRDKLVTTEQMNVISELSASISHEIRNPLTVTSGFLQLLNKSESITPQEKWYIELSLQELNRAEKIVSDFLAFGKPQSVNMVHCNFKDETEYVKNIITPYANLHKVSVELNFSNTLSKTYDKNQVQQCLLNLYKNAIEAMKDNGGILSIDVSSQDHNIIIKIKDTGIGMSNEEISRLGKPYYSTKHEGTGLGMLMVFSTINKLDGKIEVTSQVGKGTTFLITIPTP, from the coding sequence TTGACTGAAACATTACTTATTAATTTCCTAATCTTCCTTTTACCCGTATTAGTTTATTTAATCGTTTTAGAGTACAAATATACCTTTCGAAATAAAAAAGTATTAATCTTACTTGGCTCTCTTTCAACGATATTGTGCATGAGCTACCCAATTACGCTTGAGCTTGGTTTCACCTTTGATTTACGTTATTTTCCCTTTATTATTGCTGCCTTGTATGGCGGATACAAAGTAAGCTTCCCTTTAATATTTGTCATCATCGTTTACCGTCTAATCGTTGGTGGAAATGGCGTAATTCAGTCGATTATCCTCTCGACAGCGATCTTTATGGTGGTACCGTTACTTCATAAAAAGTTTCTTACTCTTAATACCACGAAGAGAATTTGGTGTGCAGCGGGAGTAGCTTTTGGTATCATCTTTACCTTTCTAATTACGCTCACAAGATATTACGAAACGTTAAATACCGAATATTGGATCATCTCAATTAATTCTATTACGATTTATGTTGTAGGAATTGTAATTATTATCTGTTTAGTAGAGAAAATTATCTCAAACAGTCAATTGCGTGATAAATTGGTGACTACTGAACAGATGAACGTTATTAGTGAACTATCAGCAAGTATCTCTCACGAAATAAGAAATCCACTGACTGTTACAAGTGGCTTCCTCCAACTATTAAATAAATCTGAGTCGATAACTCCACAAGAAAAATGGTACATTGAGTTATCATTACAAGAATTAAATCGTGCTGAAAAAATTGTTAGTGATTTTCTTGCCTTTGGGAAGCCTCAGTCGGTAAATATGGTTCACTGTAACTTCAAAGATGAAACTGAATATGTAAAGAATATTATCACTCCGTATGCAAATCTTCATAAAGTGTCTGTTGAATTGAACTTTAGCAATACTCTATCTAAAACATATGATAAAAACCAAGTTCAACAGTGCTTACTAAATCTTTATAAAAATGCGATTGAAGCAATGAAAGACAATGGTGGGATTCTCTCAATTGATGTGTCAAGCCAAGATCATAATATCATTATTAAAATTAAAGATACTGGGATTGGAATGTCCAATGAGGAAATTTCGAGGCTAGGAAAACCTTACTATTCAACAAAACACGAAGGTACAGGACTTGGGATGTTGATGGTCTTTAGTACGATCAATAAACTAGATGGAAAAATAGAAGTGACTAGTCAGGTTGGAAAAGGGACAACATTCCTTATTACCATTCCGACCCCATAA
- a CDS encoding MFS transporter — protein sequence MIANKPFSYGKIFVIGSGFFALMLIWTFYNAYMPLILGDYIESRAIRGAIMGLDNLLAVLLIPIIGAWSDRMNTKIGNRLPFLVIGMPLAAIFFVIIPYGAAVALWVLLVIDIIFLLAMTIYRAPIIALMPDHTPSEKRSTANGIINFMGGVGAIIALFGLSTLYGIDRTYPFIVAGLLLFLAFLFLYFTVDRHPPYVSSTKDELEETQASNSFFEGLRQLKKPEFRGHLFILIAIFVYFIGYTGVEALFTVYAVEHLEMAESTAGFTLGFFSLAFVLFAIPAGLLGSKRGKTPMMLIGLILLPMVFICIPFLPMIDEVFPNINEVLLLQIVLFLGGLAWACINVQAYPLVADLGGKSKIGFFTGLYYLFSMASAIIAPGILGLLMDVFSHPALFYGAAVSFVIAFYFLKKGSNIVTKTTPKGT from the coding sequence ATGATAGCTAATAAACCATTCTCCTACGGGAAGATATTTGTCATTGGTAGTGGTTTCTTTGCACTAATGCTTATTTGGACGTTTTATAATGCCTATATGCCTCTTATTCTAGGTGATTACATCGAAAGTCGAGCAATTCGTGGTGCTATTATGGGGCTTGATAACTTACTTGCGGTTCTTTTAATCCCAATTATCGGTGCATGGTCTGATCGAATGAATACAAAAATCGGTAATAGGCTTCCTTTCTTAGTCATTGGAATGCCTTTAGCTGCGATCTTTTTTGTCATCATCCCTTATGGAGCAGCAGTTGCACTTTGGGTGCTTTTGGTTATTGATATCATTTTCCTACTTGCTATGACAATTTACAGAGCACCAATTATCGCTCTAATGCCTGATCATACTCCTTCAGAAAAACGTTCTACAGCAAACGGAATTATTAATTTTATGGGTGGCGTCGGGGCAATTATCGCTTTATTCGGTTTATCAACTCTTTACGGTATTGATCGTACCTATCCGTTTATAGTTGCAGGCCTACTACTTTTTTTAGCATTTCTTTTCCTTTATTTTACTGTTGATCGACACCCACCTTATGTGAGTAGTACGAAAGATGAATTAGAGGAAACGCAAGCTTCGAACTCTTTTTTTGAGGGACTTCGACAATTAAAGAAGCCTGAATTTAGAGGTCATTTATTTATTTTAATTGCGATTTTTGTGTACTTTATTGGCTATACCGGTGTAGAAGCACTGTTTACAGTTTATGCTGTTGAGCATCTAGAAATGGCAGAAAGTACGGCGGGATTTACATTAGGTTTTTTCAGCTTAGCTTTTGTTTTATTTGCCATTCCTGCTGGACTATTAGGTAGTAAACGAGGGAAAACCCCAATGATGTTAATCGGGTTAATTCTTTTACCGATGGTTTTTATTTGTATCCCTTTCTTGCCTATGATTGATGAGGTTTTTCCAAACATCAATGAGGTACTTTTGCTACAAATCGTTTTGTTTTTAGGTGGCTTGGCTTGGGCTTGTATTAATGTTCAAGCATACCCCTTAGTTGCAGACTTAGGTGGAAAAAGTAAAATTGGCTTTTTTACTGGCTTATATTATTTGTTTTCAATGGCCTCAGCTATCATTGCACCCGGAATATTAGGATTACTTATGGACGTATTCTCCCATCCTGCCCTCTTTTATGGTGCAGCAGTTAGCTTTGTCATCGCCTTTTATTTCCTAAAAAAAGGTAGTAACATTGTTACAAAGACGACACCTAAGGGAACTTAA
- a CDS encoding rhodanese-like domain-containing protein — protein sequence MSIKKISPKELMDKLNEDERIFLVDVRAEDKYNTYHIEDVNIEGINIPKTIIFNLSDEDSIEELPVGKEIIVTCSTGNSATKCAAILSAKNFDVAVLEGGITAWKEYAGK from the coding sequence TTGTCGATAAAAAAAATTTCGCCAAAGGAACTAATGGATAAACTTAACGAAGATGAGCGTATTTTTTTAGTGGATGTACGAGCGGAAGATAAATATAATACATATCATATTGAGGATGTAAATATAGAAGGAATAAATATTCCTAAAACAATAATTTTTAACTTATCTGATGAGGACTCTATTGAGGAATTACCAGTAGGCAAGGAAATCATTGTCACTTGTTCAACTGGAAATTCAGCTACCAAGTGCGCAGCTATCCTCTCGGCTAAAAATTTTGATGTTGCTGTTTTAGAGGGTGGCATAACTGCATGGAAAGAATATGCAGGTAAATAA